The DNA segment TACATCACATCGGTGCGTATAAATAGGTTTTGCGCGGATGCAAGCAGAAAATAGCAGTAATAACTTGACTATGGCGGTCATGTGAAAATCAGATTGGACACTGGACAGTGCTGACGAGAGAAGCACGATAAGTTATCGATGCGCGAAATAAATAGTGCTGCACATATTTAATCggttttttaaagaaaacttcAGAGAGCCTTAAAACTTTATGAAATGTAATACAAATTTGGGTTAATTCCAAGGACTCAACTAGAACAAAAAGTCAATTAAAGTAGATACAATTCTTTTATCGCCATTTGGGCAGACATTTTACAGACATTTCTACTTTATTTAACATTGCTATATCATATATAAGGCAAATTAATTGAATGCTATTAAGGtaactaaacattttaagatgTTAAACGTACTGTCATGTTGTAAAATTTGTGGGTAGCCCGTATGATATTGCTGAAAGAACAGTTTTTATTCGTTTTGTTATAGAGATTAGCAATGAAATAGAAAATTGACCCAGGCGTCTCACACGCTGAGAACAtccttttaaaattttttttactgaaCCACAAGCTCAGACTCTATCAAACAAACTGTTTAGAGGAGAGATAATTCTTcacttttaacaaaatttttcctCTCTAATTGGTTGTTGATGCCCGTAGCTCTATGTACAAGCAGCATTCTGTCCAAAGCATGAGTTTTGGATTACATAAAATTCAGTTAAACCAGCAGTTTGGAAAAGATATTTGTAGCTTTATTaagagaaatattttgtcattcAAATGATGATGGTACAAAGATCAATAAACAGTATAGATCTTGTAAGACCAATactatttattaatttttaaccCTGATATAAACAATATTGTTTGGTTGATCtagaaaatcacaaaaacaggAACATATTACAGTAATGTGTGTTATGGTTGTCAGATTGTTGTAGGTTATATAGTCAGATTTATTCTATGACATGTGTTCTGAATAGCTGCATGAATTATTTACTGAAAACAACCGTTTTTTGCCTACAATTACGTTGAATTTTGTATGGTTATgattgtgttattttttattataagcTGTCACTATTTTACTGGGAAAAATGGCGCGTTCTTTCGCTATTTTTCATAGTTTCTCTTTAACCtaatttaaatgttaaatgtaaacaatgtAACCTatatctaccttctaatctaactctaactccaataaaaccttaattaACTAAAGTCACCTTTTTGCATACACATTCTCcgaacctaaccgcctatctttaactacAGGCTACGTGACCATCCTAAggtgaaataatcacttcgTAGGTCTTCATTATATTTGGCTTTTTGCCGAAACAACGAATTAAATAGTACCGTTAAGACTAAATATGCCAATAAACCAATTTGTTATTCATATCGATTTTTCATTTCCGAAATGCTTATACTTTAAAGGTGTTTTGATATAAGCTCTACACTTGCTCTCAAAGAAGGTTTTGCGGAATTAAATATGGAAATATCAACAGAGGCGTTGAACAGCGTTACCGTTTCAACTTGGAGTTATTTGAAGAATGAAAGCAGAAACATAACATGCGTTAGCCGACAAACTCCAACAtttcttatattttgtttgtttcctACAATGGCTGTTTTCATCAATCTGGTAATATTAGCTGCAGTATTGCGTAAGGCTCGAAAACTCATGCGTCAAAGTCATGTCTATCTCCATGTCAGCTCGACTTTGATAGGAAAcgttttgttttctattttagCGTTGATACAGGTATTTAACTATTTGTACGTTAATGTTATAGCTTTTTAATactttaaaatgaaactttttcgATCCAAGATGTATTTTATATCGGTTATTATTCAAGAATTGTCATCGTATATAGATCACCTATCAATCAAATATTAATACAGTATCAATTAAATGTCAATGTCAAGTGCACGATTAACATTTGCCCGCAGTTGAAGTCAATTGATAGGCCTACTATTAGTTGAGTTAAAATCCGCAAACAGGCTTGTTTTTCCATGTCAAATTGTTTCCCGAAAACGCCACTGTATCTGCAACAAGTTAACGAAGTGATTTTGACCGTAACACATTGATATTGTCTTATCAACGTCGTCTCTTTTTAGATgcgtaattttatttaaaatttcttgtttaCAGTTGTTAAGCTTATATTTTCACATCGGCGGTGACCCCGATCATCCCGACCCAGCCTACCGCAGCGTCGTACGGCAAACTTCAAGCCAGTGGTGGACGTTTCATAAATCGTTTTTGTGTGGAATGTTTGTCATCATGTGTGGAAATATAGGTAACGTAGGAAATATGTTTTTCTATACTGTAATGCCAGGGTttatataattaattcaaGATACGGTGTCGGTCAACTGAACTCTGTGGTAGATTCAACCTTTTTAAATTGAGTTGAGTAatactaggcctatatataattaaatttcTCAAGCATTGGGTGAGCtgatgtaggcctattaaGCATTGGGTTAACTGTACTTTAATTTATCGCGGTAGATTTACCATTATACGCCGTTAAGATCATTTTTATCACAGTATTTACTGAAAAGTGAAAATGTCAAATGTTTTGCTATTTCGACCTTTCAGGCCTTCTCATTGATTGCATCAGGCACAATACTTGCTCTGCTTTGCGAACGGCAGCTGGTCATAGATCATACCAGAACGATTCCGGAAGCAGATGGAAGAAAAGGTGAATATGTCatgtttttgtgttattttctTTTGCGCGTTGCTTATTTGATAAAACGCGCATACTAAGACAACCCTGGTCACCGGGCTCGAACGATAGAAAATGGTCGCCGACATTAAGTCGTAAAAATTTCCACAATCAGAGGATATAAAGATTATGACATCACCTCCATCACCAAAGTGTGAATGgtagaaataataaaagcggTTTTGTTTTTTCCCTTTCTGGGGCTCTCGCTTTCTCTGAAGTCAGCGATGGATAACACAATTGCAATTTCCCAGAATACTTACAAGACGTCAACGCGCATACCTACTAATCTCACTGTTATGGATCATTCCATTCATATATGTTGTTGTTCCTGTCGGAGGATGGAATTGTTCCCAAGTTTGTCACTGTTTGAGTCAATGTTTTTCCCCCAACCATCGTTTCAAGCCATCAGATTATGCCTGTTCTCGCGCGTTTCCTCCAATGGCAAATTCGTGGCTTGCCGTGGTTGTAGGTGGTTGGCTGTTCTGTCTTCTTGCAACCATTTATTTGTTGAAAAGGTAATGCTAAGTAGTaaacgaaagtgaaaataccttaagtatttctaaagttgcataaaaaaagaataaaagtacaaaacaaataaagaaatcATAAATCtcgataaacaaaaaatgtaaatggcCAAAAAGTATACTTTGTAAATGGTTGTTTCGTTACAGATCTGTTCAAAAAGTTACCAAAATGTGGGCACAATGTAGCATTAAACGCGACAGTTACCAGAATGAGGAGCTTGTTCAGCCGAATGGGCGGAAAGCAACGATGGCCTCAATACAAGAAATTTCGAGAAATGATTCCGATGTAAAGACAccagaaaaaaacataattgaTTCAACTGCTTCCTTTGACACGAACGATAACTGCAATTCCCTACACGGTCTGGTGACAAAGACGGTTGTGGGTGACCCGAAGGATGACGTGTTTGTTGATGACTCTGTGGCCGACGAAAATAGCTCCGGGAAGAAATGGGAAAGTCAAGTTATACCGGAGCGGAAATACTTCAGCGTTGGACGTGATAGGAAGTGTCCCAGAGTCTCTCGCACATCTGACACATCCACCAGCACCGTGTGCAAAGCAAAAGGATACGGTACGCACCGTCGCATGTTGGAACACTTGCGCAATACCAGAGCCACTACCTTTAGCTTGCGTTTTGTTATTTGGCTTACGGTATCCTTCGTGCTCTGTACAGCGCCCAGCATGGCCATTCTGACGGTCGATATGCTCACGCCAAGCCTAAAGCTCGATATGGTTGTACTTAACACATGTCTGCTGTGCCCTTTTGTTTACTGTTATATTTGCCCATTTATTCTGGTTAAGTGCCTTCCGGGAGTTAAGACATCACTTTCAGCTCTGATTCTCAGTGTTTATTCAACTACTGACTGAATAGGCTTTAAGTTGAAGGCTTTTTATGTCTTCTgtcataaaagaaaactttttgacAATAACGGATAGATCAATCATGTTAGATCGCGAAGCGTTTTCGTTTTATACTGCGTTTACTATATAGATGTTGTTGTTGAATCGTTTTTGCCTGTTAAAGTTGAATTGCTGGACATCCTAAGAGCATGCTTCAGGTGCTGGTAAGGTTGATATAGTTCACTTTTTTGGTTATTAGATTGTCTGGTAGCCTATTATTGGAATTGTTATTTCAGGTGCTAATCCTACTGtacataaaatgaaatatacatACAACTGTCTCATATATATGTTCAGATAGCAATATGCCATTACTGTACTCGTGTTAAGGTATAACCATAATGATGAAGATTTCCGTTTCGAAATAAGTAACTGAAATGTTTTACTGCCgctaaaaatagctttgatgTCGTATACACATGAAGAGGGCATTATATCCGTGAGAAGTATGGATGTAGGCCTAGTCTGATCCGGTAAACAAAAACTACAGTTGTTACGTTAAACCACGAAAACGTTCTGCTGAGTTATTCACGGCAAGAACATATACATACACTTTAAGACGTTGCGTCTTTGTTAGCCGAGGAATTAGCTTTTGACATTTCTTGTCAATCAATTCTATTCATTCGTAATATACCTACAGCTCTTTAAAAAGATTGTAATATACAAAATACCATTATGGTCGCTTTTAGTACGTTTTCATTCTAAATATCTAAGTATTGCCTTTCAGTACTTCAACATTTAGCAAACGTACGGTGAAGATAAGTTGTTTGAACAACGCGTTAAGCCTTTTTGTGTTGGATCAATTTGAAAAAGGAATTAATTCTAACTATATTTGACACATTACCACTTCAGTATTTAGCAGACATTACCATTTCTGTGATGTGACGTTCGACTAAGCGATTAAACCGTAATCTAACATACGTCAGACAGTTTTGTTGTCGTTTTATGGGTGAGTTGACAGATATTTCTTTATagttacaaaaatattgcgaAGGAAATGAAACTATAGAAGCATAGATATTTTTCCCAAATAATGTGGTTTATAAATGTAGGATCTTAACATTTTGATGGAATCTAAAAATACTTTCAGAAAGATCGCCATATATCGATAATAATCAGCAGTTTGGGATAACCGTAACAGAAAGTATAAGTAAAGATTGGGTGAAATTGAAATGCTAAAAACTGTAGAATTAAGTTTATCAAAAGGTTTGCAGTTCTTAAGCTTTTTAAATCGCAAACATATGCAAGGCAACAGTAGGCTATGTAATACAATCAGAGTTGAAGATAGcccaaacaatttttattgcaattagGCGATGAAACCATGCGAATTTATTATAGATATAAGCTGCTTGTCGAACCATTCTTCTACCATACATGTTCCCGTCAAGGGTTTGACTGGTTGGCAAAGAAGCATCTTAACATTCCGTTGTCAAATTGTTAGCTTCTTACTTTTCGCCTTTGTTCGTTATTATCGGCCCTACCtcgattttgaaaaatagaaCCGTGGAACTGATGAACCGAATTTGGACTTAAGTTCTTAAGAACTATCGAGTATTTCTACCCCGACTAGATCTAACATAAATAGAATAATTCTGCAGTCGAAGGGTTTAGGTATATATTTACTTAGTTTGCGCTATTGAAAATCGTGATATAGCGTTCtttaataaatgtttatcCAAGCATTATTCGGAATGAAAAGACGATCAGAAAACTtcttgtttgctttttaatAATTCAATGGAAGAATATATAAAGCTGGTATTTTTAGAGTTGCCGATTATAACAAAAGGTTTCTCTTTTAACAACTAATTAACCCCTAACCTTCCAATCTCATCTTATGAAATTGCGGTTTTCTCTTATAGTTAAAAGCAAATAAGATACTTGTAGTAACAAAGAAGTGCCCTTACTTGTGTAATGAGTGTTAGGCGATAGATTTTTATTGACTAAGGAGTTTTAGTTTTAGCACCATATTCGAATACGGCCTCTCTGTATCACTTCCATAGAATTAAACAAACCGTCATAATAGGAAAGTTTCTCTTCTACAGTAATATCTTACTgtacatttgttgtagtttGCTCCTAATCTAACCATATTGTGTATCAAAAGCACTGAAATATAAAATCACAATGATGCATAGAACTAATATGTCGTTGTTTCAAGTACGCTGTGTAGCATGGGGAATGAATAACGCTCCATTCGAAATAATGTAACTTAAACGTTCCAAAATGGCGTTGCATTACGCAATTCGAAACAAGTTGCTGAGAGATGTAAGGTTTTTGGTAGAGGAAGGAACCGATGTAAATGCACGGGATAAAGAATGTCGCACACCTCTTATCATGTGTTGCCTTGAAGAAGACCAATTGTGGGCGGCAGGGGTTGCAAGAATGCTCCTCCAGGTaagaatataaaaaatataggGCGCATTGTGGTCAACTTAATTTAGCCCAGCATACATTTAAAATCTAGATTATTTTAATGAATgcatttaataattttacaatgaaaacgtttttattattctttgttacttgttttatttgtttctttttgggTATTTCACTGATTTTAATAATGGCTGTTAGACCAGTGAGCAACCGTCGCTTCGTTGAATCGTTTTCTGAGCACGAAATTCGATTTTTGAGTAGACGTCTAAAGACACTGTTTTCACTTTGCGTTTACTGAATtctcaatttaaatttatttcaacctTATTGGCAATTTCTATTCTTGAAACTCGTATGGAAAGGAAGCCTCCGTTTAAGAGTTAGGGTAGattcaaaattgttgaaatgtGGCATAGGGatgcaaaaagaaatttaactaaatttcaaaattgacTTTTTATGACACCTGGTGATTCTGATTTAATATGATCACTTTGACCACGTAAACTTTTAATGCTGTTACACTGTCTTCTGCTAACGCATCCCTTCGTTTATGAATACCTGCATACGTTaatcataaaaaattgttcGTTCTTCAAGGCGTATTTCTGCGCCTTAATACAGCTCCCCAGTCGTCGGTCCTCTTTGCAAAGTGCTATATATACGATATGTCTTTTTCTCGATGCAGCACTTACCACAGATTGGTATgccaaaaacaaattcaatttgTCTTGAGCTATTGCAAGAAAAACTTGTTTGTAATTGGTGTGGTTATCCAGGGTGTAATTCTTGGTGTAATTAGGCCTACCCAGAGTAGGGTAGTAGTGCTAAGGGTACCAAAAGCGCTTATAGGTCAATCAATGAAACAATTTGATGTACGTCTTTTTGctcttttgtttcattttcagaATTTTGGTTTGGCTGAAATCATTTGACCTCGACCACCTAAATGGAGTTTTTAAAGACAATGACGCTAATTTTGATTGTAACCAACTTCCTATAAGTTAtacgttttcaatttttagatGATTTATGTTTGAATAACTTGTTTATGTAGAAATAACAATCGTCTACAGTGTAACTTAACCTTTATCATCTTTTGTCCTTAAGGTTGGCGCAAAAGTTGGAATACGCGATAAAGATGGAAGAAATTCCTTAATGTTTAGTTCAATGCTGGGACGTCTGGAACTTAacgaattatttttaaaggccGTCGATTATGACCTCAACCAGGTGTATAAAAGCAagcttatttttaaattgaaaatattttaactttagtttttttagtatATTTGCATATTACATAGTAACGCTGTGACATTTGAAAGCACCTCTTTTTAGAGCGACGTAGTAGGAAATACAGCCCTCCACTACTCTGCATTGGCTGGAAACGAGACCATCATGGGAAATCTCATTGGCGCCCTTTTGCGGTCAGGTTTGGACATAAATGTTCGAAATAGATTGGGTCAGACTGCCGCTGCACTTGCTCTACATCTTGGCCACATATCATGTGTTGAACTATTTCGCTATggtttttcaaacaaacctGCTGATTTTAGCACGAAGGTAAGCTCTAGGCCTACTGTATAGGCTTTAAAACCACAACACATTTTTCTTAAGGTTGCTGTTCGCACAGATACCACCCTCTCTTCTTTTACGGCCTTGGCATAAAGACTTGGAACTACTACAAAATCCTATAATGATGTTAAAAAATGCCATTAAAGATGCTAAATCGGGTGCAAATTTACACCGATCTAGACCGGATCTAAACCTACACCAGTTCCGACGAGGGACGGAAGTTCCGGAGAGTGTTATGATGCAAAAGACGAAAAGGAAACGTAAATCAAAGCATAACACCAATTATCAACCTAGTGAAAATCAAACACGGAATCAATTTGAATCCAAACAAAATAACTCCcttgattttattaaaactaaaacGGCGAAAGATATAAATGAAGCCTATGCTAATGGGAACCATGTACTAAAACCTTACACTACCAAAACACCATCGTGGAGAGACAACGTTTCAGACTTAATGGAGGTTAAGTGTGTTCAGGTTACACCTTCCTACCGATCGTCTGCAGTAGCGGTTAGTCAAGATTTTGATGACATATTCAAAGAGATTGTCAGTGAAAACGGAAGTTGCAATCAATCACGGCAATCAGTTGAAACCGAAGCCAACGGAGGTAGGACACAGGCCTATGTTTTTGATACAGAATTATCAATATATACAAACCCTTAATCCAAAAACCGCAGTTTAGACAAGCGTTTCAAGTTTTCGacaagttaataaaattt comes from the Clavelina lepadiformis chromosome 5, kaClaLepa1.1, whole genome shotgun sequence genome and includes:
- the LOC143458987 gene encoding uncharacterized protein LOC143458987 encodes the protein MEISTEALNSVTVSTWSYLKNESRNITCVSRQTPTFLIFCLFPTMAVFINLVILAAVLRKARKLMRQSHVYLHVSSTLIGNVLFSILALIQLLSLYFHIGGDPDHPDPAYRSVVRQTSSQWWTFHKSFLCGMFVIMCGNIGLLIDCIRHNTCSALRTAAGHRSYQNDSGSRWKKRILTRRQRAYLLISLLWIIPFIYVVVPVGGWNCSQVCHCLSQCFSPNHRFKPSDYACSRAFPPMANSWLAVVVGGWLFCLLATIYLLKRSVQKVTKMWAQCSIKRDSYQNEELVQPNGRKATMASIQEISRNDSDVKTPEKNIIDSTASFDTNDNCNSLHGLVTKTVVGDPKDDVFVDDSVADENSSGKKWESQVIPERKYFSVGRDRKCPRVSRTSDTSTSTVCKAKGYGTHRRMLEHLRNTRATTFSLRFVIWLTVSFVLCTAPSMAILTVDMLTPSLKLDMVVLNTCLLCPFVYCYICPFILVKCLPGVKTSLSALILSVYSTTD
- the LOC143458986 gene encoding uncharacterized protein LOC143458986 → MALHYAIRNKLLRDVRFLVEEGTDVNARDKECRTPLIMCCLEEDQLWAAGVARMLLQVGAKVGIRDKDGRNSLMFSSMLGRLELNELFLKAVDYDLNQSDVVGNTALHYSALAGNETIMGNLIGALLRSGLDINVRNRLGQTAAALALHLGHISCVELFRYGFSNKPADFSTKIPPSLLLRPWHKDLELLQNPIMMLKNAIKDAKSGANLHRSRPDLNLHQFRRGTEVPESVMMQKTKRKRKSKHNTNYQPSENQTRNQFESKQNNSLDFIKTKTAKDINEAYANGNHVLKPYTTKTPSWRDNVSDLMEVKCVQVTPSYRSSAVAVSQDFDDIFKEIVSENGSCNQSRQSVETEANGDKQMTQTNGSRRKSMMPSTDSNSIRAKIKADFEMFALQTGKDWKRRSRKGSTQVNDLSLMQRRKTAFDRLPGKEAEHSSSSSGTGISSKEKTILHKKNKSDEAKRRQSMAVGHIRKKLSSQQFVIEEISSKIVETPCSGDDKDQNAEERPVKASLHKAAGFSEDQNSSPFKDVQQKINGQGIFRDLKQTLSDIVEAV